From Tubulanus polymorphus chromosome 9, tnTubPoly1.2, whole genome shotgun sequence, a single genomic window includes:
- the LOC141910594 gene encoding uncharacterized protein LOC141910594: MVGFDKCSEKPNANAMYGFVSKSTFVYSCDPLYKPMNGMCAKEQPIKEGEKTCEVSWIRHDGKCYKFKCPRGWNLYGDLCISKGNSMKLPCPQELRDELGKKLEGLKPKNASSEGATAGNTTAENTTHRC, translated from the exons ATGGTAGGATTCGATAAATGTTCAG AAAAGCCAAATGCGAACGCGATGTACGGATTCGTGAGTAAATCGACGTTTG TATACTCCTGTGATCCACTCTACAAACCAATGAACGGCATGTGCGCCAAAG AACAACCAATAAAGGAGGGAGAGAAGACGTGTGAAGTTTCATGGATTAGACATGACGGCAAATGTTACA AATTCAAGTGTCCACGCGGTTGGAATCTGTACGGAGATCTCTGCATAA GCAAAGGAAATTCTATGAAAC TGCCCTGCCCACAAGAGCTACGGGATGAACTTGGAAAAAAGCTCGAAGGCCTCAAACCTAAGAATGCTTCGTCGGAAGGTGCTACTGCTGGAAACACCACGGCTGAAAATACTACT CACCGGTGCTGA